The genomic region CTCCCTCCCCTCGCCCTCCTCCCCTCGCCCTCCTCCCCTCGCCCTCCTCCCCTCGCCCTCCTCCCCTCGCCCTCCTCCCCTCAACCTCCTCCCATCACCCTCCTCCCCTCACCCTCCTCCCCTCACCCTCCTCTCCCACCCTCCTCTCCCACCCTCCTCTCCCACCCTCCTCTCCCACCCTCCTCTCCCACCCTCCTCTCCCACTCTCCTCTCCCACCCTCTATTCCCACCCTCCTCCCCACCCTCCTCTCCCACCCTCCTCTCCCACCCTCCTCCCTCACCTTCCTCCCCTCACCCTCCTTCCATCACCCTCCTCTCCCACCCTCCTCTCCCACCCTCCTCTCCCACCCTCCTCTCCCACCCTCCTAACTCTCCCACCCTCCTCTCCCACCCTCCTAACTCTCCCATCCTCCTAACTCTCCCACCCTCCTAACTCTCCCACCCTCCTCTCCCACCCTCCTCTCCTACCCTCCTCCCACGCTCCTCCGCACCCTCCTCCCACCCTCATCACCGCACCCTCCTCCCCTGACCCTTCTCCCATCATCCTTCTCCCATCACCCTCCTTCCATCACCCTCCTTCCATCACCCTTCTTCCATCACCCTCCTTCCATCACCCTCCTTCCATCACCCTCCTTCCATCACCCTCCTCCCCTCACCCTCCTCTCCCACCTTCCTCCCACCCTTCTCCGCACCCTCCATGTTGTGGCAGCATGATAGGCACAGCCACTGGCTACCAGTTGCTGGGGCAAGCcgatcatgtgtgtgtgtgtgtgtgtgtgtgtgtgtgtgtgtgtgtgtgtgtgtgagagagagagagagagagagagagagagagatgctGGGAATAGTGTTTGCTATAACTCGATTTCGCCAGAGTGTGTTAGGGCGAAATGTGCAAGTATTGACAGGTCACAAGCCTCTCATCCACGTCATTTATAAGCCCTTTGATGAGGTGCCTCCTCGTCTGCAGCGGTGGCTGGTGGCTCTAATGCCATACCAGTTTTCTCTCAACTACAAGCCTGGGCAGCATCTAGTATGCACTGATGCTTTCTCCAGAGCACCACTACCTGAGCAAAATCCAGCGCCTGAAGAGTGTCGGGATATTGGTGAGTATATCAGTATGGTGCTAGAAGAAGCACCAGTTGGCATTGGTGATATTCAACAAACGTCAAAGGAAGACTTCCTTCTGTCTAGTGTCATGCAGAGAGTTCTTACAAATGGATGAAACGAATGCAGTCGATCAGAAGAATCCTACTACCTAGTGCGGGACCAGTTGACTGTTGTAGATGACACCATGCTCTTGGGTAACAGGGTTGTGATTCCGGAGGTCATTCGTAGATCATTCCTTCGCCTGGCTCATGAAGGACATCCTGCAGCTGGACTAGAGGCTTTCAGGACACGTTAAGGACCCGTGTTCGGTGAGTATTCAGCATGTGAAGGCAAACCCAGGGTATCCTCAGTCGAAGGAATGGTGGAGAGACTGCCTAGAGTCTTATGGGAGAGACTTAATGGACGTAGGCCTTCAATTCCTTTTCATCAACGCCTTCAATAAACGTTGATGGACATCCGCAATTCAACTAACCGAATGCTGGGCACAACACCCTCGGAAGCACTCTTTCAAAGGATCCTTCACACTCAAATACCAGCTGACAGAACCTCTTTTATAGTGAATCCCAGACATCAGTCTCAGGTGAAAGCTCGCATGGCAACCGACCATGACCTTAGAAGAGGTGTGTGTCAGCTACCTAGACTAAAATCTGGTACGGTAGTTATCCTTCAGGACGGCTATGCTAGTCCCACTAAACAGTGGAAAGTATTGGACCAATACGGCCAACGAGTGAGTGTCACAGATAGGCGACATATCATGCTTAGGAATAGAAGACTTGTAAAGCAATACATTCCAGAAATGGCAGTAACGCTTCCTCCAGCAACTGAGGTCAAAGCAGCAATGGGAACAGGCCACAAAGATTCAAGCACAGTTACTCCGATGAATCCTACAGGACAAGTACCAACAAATCAGTCTATGGATGTTACTCAAGGGCAGTCTGGTCAAAGTTTTTCGAAAACACCTGCAACTAACCCTGGTTCGAATAGCAGCAGGGAGTCAACGGCTGCGGAGGCAGCTACTTCACAATCAACTATGGGACATTATCTTCTAGGGAAGGAGTGGCAACACGATCCAGACGTCAAGTGCGAGCCAAAGAGGCGAACATGTGATGAACCACTTTTGTGTTGAGTTAACTTTTGCGTTGAGTTGAGTTGGGTTGTTGGTTTAAATCCTTACAAGGGGTGTACGTATTGTAGTATTATAGTGTGGGACTATGAAGATGGGAAGCATGCGCAGCCGATGAGTGGTGCTTTGGCGGTACTATCTAAATACATCAGTTCTTCGGCCATTCTACAAATGTGACTATCATCTGCAACTGTCAAGACATTTTTAGTACAGTATAGTCCAAACCATATTGGGcaggttgatattaatgcaatGAAGATTGTAGCGATGACTGCAGCTGACAGTAACAACCGGACAAAGACCTATAGCCCAATCGTGGCATTTTGTTTTAGCATTAATTTTATAGTTGGTAGCGGCTTTCTGGCCGTGCCGTTCGTTTTTTGGCACACAGGCATCGTTGCTGGACTGGCTACTCTGGCTGTTGTGACCTTCTTTATCTCTATTCCGGCTTTCTGGACGTTGGAGACAATGGCTAGAGCCCAGGTGAGTGAAATCATTTTAACAGCCTTCTATACAGGCTGTGCTGGCCTAGACATGCATACTCGTGTAGCTTGTACACGTACAAACACAATGAtgtaggtcacgtgatcaaaaaGTCACTCAGTAGCCTAATTAGATCATTCTATTTATATAAAGTCAGAGTCTAAATGATATCTTCTTTTTGCTAagttaactaatttattatttatttattaattggaTTGATGGTTTGTGCTTGACTATAAGTTATGGTAGCCGAGGCTTTCTTGGTTATGTGGTTTGACTGCCAGGCAATAGAAACAAGAGCTCTTCGAAACAGTGAAGTCGTCGATTGTCAAGTTGGTGAAATTAGGACAGACCGTCGATTTGAACTTCCCGAGTTGTGTCAGATTTTCTTGGGACGAGTTACGAGCATTTGCTATCTCCTTGCTTTGCTTTTCTACTTATTCCTATCCCAGTGGATGGCGAGCCCTATCATCGGAACAGCTGTGGCAACTAACATGCCCATCAACTCGGGCGTGTTTCGGCAGTGCAATGAGAAAGATTTCGGGCCACACTTGCATCCGACCGATGGTTGTTGGAATACGTATGCACTCTCAGTGTTACTGTTTTCTGTTGTTATAATTCCTCTGTCGTGCTTGGAGTTGAAAGAGCTGGCTGTCATTCAAGTGATCATGGCCTTGTTTAGATTTATTATGCTGTTGGTTATGTCGATCTACTCGATTGTGTCCGTGGCCGAGGAAGACGACTCGAGTGACACATCGAGTGATGATGATGTCTTTACAAAGTTTAATATCCAGGGTTTACTTGCTGCTGTACCAGTGTTTGTCTTTGCCCAGATGCTGCAGTCGTCCATCCCGTCTCTAACTCAGCCGATATCCAACAAACGCAGACTTGTAGTCTTTTACTCGGCTGTCTTTCTTGTAACAACGATATTATATAGTATGGTGGGTGTCACAGTGGCTATGTATAAGAAGAACAACATTTTGGAAGTCTGTAGTGCAAACTGGAAGTCTCTAACCAGCCCAGAACATGGTGCAGCGGTACGTGCTCTCTCTTAtttcattgttctgtttccTGCAATCGATATCTGGTCAGCGTATCCTCTTACTGTCATCATCATGGCCAATATGGTGGAAAACATGTACAACAACGATCCGATGCAGACTCCGAGTCGTGCCACGAGGGTCGTACATCGATTCTTTTGGGCTACCATGCCGATCGTGGCGTCAGTTTTTATCACGAACTTGGTCATTTTGGACAAGTATGATGGCCTCATTGCTTACTTCATCGTGTTTTGGTTCCCGGCCTTGCTCCAGTACAAGTCAAGAAAAGTGTGTGAAGAGCTCTGTCTGAGTACAGATACACCGTATTCCTCGTGGTATAGTGGAAATAAGGTTGTACTCGTTGTATTTTTATTCGGCATTGTAGTTACGTTGGCAACGTTCGTTGGATTCGTGCTGCCAGGCAGCCTTTCATGAGTTTGATTTTTGGTGTACGTGTATGGAGTTTTCATGAGATGATTTGCTCTTGAAATAGCTAACACGCCACATaactatttatttaatttatgcACCACCCATTGGACTGAGGTGGTGAGAATTCAGAGAAATTTCGGTGCCGGAAACCAAGATTTGACGTAGTCAGACTTCTATTTTAATTTCTCTAGTAGCCAGACTTATTTCTAGAGAAGGGACACTCATATAGTTTCAAGAGAGGAAAAGGCAACAATATGGATGTGTATAAATGACTCTATTTGTTCAGTTCGGGACTATGAATGTTCCAGTCTGCCTTCTCGTTCAGTTTGCACGGCTTCCGGAATTCCTGCTCTCGTTCGTGTATCCACTTGTTGCACACTAACAAGGCACAAAGACATGCATAGTTCGAGTTGTTTGTACCAAAGAGCACAGTTGCTGACCCCATTTCAATCCTGACAATACCGGACAGCCTGCATGCCGAGTCATGTAGTCTCCTTTGCCAGCAGGGGATAAATTATACCAAAACGAAGCATCTCCctaaaattacaacaaaatcagAGCATTACGTTATCCATTTACAATGCATTTGGCTTGCATAAATAACAATGGTATGAAGAATAAAATGGGCACACTCTCGTCACACTCTCTCTAATGCATCCGTGAAATAGCATTTTCTTTGAGATACTGCAGAAGCATTTTGATGGCAAAAGGTAATTGAAGAGATGAAACATGAAAACAGGTTCACGTTATCTGCAAGACTTATGAGTTGACAGTTATGTGTGGCAATGGCTCATGAAAAACCAGACCCTGAAATCAGGATTTCAAATTAATCGGCCACTCAGAGCCATAGCTGCCACTTCAATTATATTATTGTCCTGTCAAACGCCATTCAATCTTTTCATTTGGTTGGCCAAAGGCGTCATTTGGTTGGCCAATGGCTGGCAGTTATTTCAAGCTGTGAAAGACTATTCTGTGATTTTTGATTCGAGTGCATCCATCGTTCCGTTTATAACGTTTAGTGTTCAATGTTCAAAATTTTATGGCAGACGTAGTCGTAGCCTTGGCAACCTCACAAAACTTTCAGTCATCGAGGAGGTTAAGACTTTTTACATTATTTCAAAAATATCAAATAACGATACTGACtgttctggcaagtaaacgAAATCCCGGGACTTCAGAGGTGTCACTCTCAGTCCGACCTGAGTAATTTCATTCTTATACCCTACAGTGTGAAAAGAATTTATTGGGCCCGCCATACAACTTGAGCGACTTTAGTCATCAGGATAGCAACTTGAACCTCACAGGAATGAATAATTGGTTGTCACATGATGTCAGTTAGTTGTCATTCTGTTtgccgtttgtctgtctgtttatttgtttggctgAATGACAACTCGACGACCATTTTTCGAACATTGAGTATTATGTTACAAAACACGAGCATCCATTAGCACCAAATTCAAATTGAACCAGGCATAAGTGCGCTGTTTTCCAATTTGAAAGACACCAAGCAATCAAATTTTTATTGGTTCTTATGCCATATTTCTCACCCATCCGGGTGCCTCTACTATTCTAAAAAAGTGATTGAATTACCTTTGAGGGTAATATCCTTGCTCCAGCACCTGTGAATACTGTAGCTCCTCCTGCCTCGAGATCACTCAACTAGAAAGATTCGATTATACAACAACAGAGGAGTAATGAACACTACCATCGCAGACGCACATAGAACAGAACCGTGGCAATTCTGTTTCCAGCAGACTCGTCCTTGAAAGGATCTTCACCTTCCTGCAATCACATGATTAATAGTGGCATGATGCAAGGGATAAATATATATCACACCCCAGCATGATCATAGTGTGGTTCATACTGTCCACCGATTCCATAGTTGACAACCTACAACACACAAGATAACAGAAACGTATAACACAGGCCCGTCGGAGCGTTTGGGGCTGCTGGGGCAATGGGCCCACCACTTTTGAAAAAGTGTAGTTTGACAAGGCATTGATTCCGATAACTTCCGCTTCGGTATAGCTAATAAAAGAACTAATATATTAGCAATTACATGTTTGGTTTGTATCAGTGTATACGTAGGTAGGCTAGCAATATATCATTATAATCTATATACAAGAACGTTTAGGAATTCGGGAGTCAGTACGTCCGTGTCGACTTTTGCTTAATTCAAAGTA from Corticium candelabrum chromosome 10, ooCorCand1.1, whole genome shotgun sequence harbors:
- the LOC134185480 gene encoding transmembrane protein 104 homolog yields the protein MARAQAIETRALRNSEVVDCQVGEIRTDRRFELPELCQIFLGRVTSICYLLALLFYLFLSQWMASPIIGTAVATNMPINSGVFRQCNEKDFGPHLHPTDGCWNTYALSVLLFSVVIIPLSCLELKELAVIQVIMALFRFIMLLVMSIYSIVSVAEEDDSSDTSSDDDVFTKFNIQGLLAAVPVFVFAQMLQSSIPSLTQPISNKRRLVVFYSAVFLVTTILYSMVGVTVAMYKKNNILEVCSANWKSLTSPEHGAAVRALSYFIVLFPAIDIWSAYPLTVIIMANMVENMYNNDPMQTPSRATRVVHRFFWATMPIVASVFITNLVILDKYDGLIAYFIVFWFPALLQYKSRKVCEELCLSTDTPYSSWYSGNKVVLVVFLFGIVVTLATFVGFVLPGSLS